The following coding sequences are from one Rutidosis leptorrhynchoides isolate AG116_Rl617_1_P2 chromosome 11, CSIRO_AGI_Rlap_v1, whole genome shotgun sequence window:
- the LOC139875759 gene encoding putative disease resistance RPP13-like protein 1 — MAEILVTTAVTVLLEKLLSGDFMKLIGSKEITSQLENLKEKWESIEAVLADASEKHITEKVVIKWLLDLHRLAYDIEDVLDDMATETLRRKLNDESRGSTSTGKVLKKIIPTSFTPRNFKYGRKMRSMLNEITDKLNVLAEKNKIVGVDINTVLALRSNRNIPRREETSLLDHESLILGREKDEAALLEKLLGDESRNQDVSVVCLVGFGGVGKTTLARLLYNDQKVKDYYELRAWVCISEGFDVLTVSKAIYQAVTGEDNTPPSLNSLQEALKEKLSKKRFLLVLNDVWNDDHQKWKDVEKPLKGAPGSKILVTTRKITVASAMDSVERHNLGLLSDEDALSLLAKSAIDEHNFDNHPLLSLAQDITKRCNGLPLALIAIGRVLKGRGNDEYEWAKLLKSEIWSSNDGGSDILPALKLSYYDLPLHLKKLFAYCSLFPKDYLFNKDKLVLLWMAEGFLSQSKGSSNTMESLGHQYFEDLLSKSFFQHSPIEKSKYIMHDLMNDLAISVAGEFFFMLDDKKNVNGRNEAFDKIRHFSFLDQPDEEFINFKELHKARRLRTFLPVSVNRWPDFETSDHVLVKLLPRLQLLRVLSFNRCSIEKVPQSIGGLKHLRYLNFSNTCIEEVPEQVGELYNLQTLLVCKCSELFRLPVSFAKLINLRHLDMRGTPKLKKTPLGICGLTSLKTLTKVFIQGANGFKVSDLRGLINLENHLTVRGLEKVADSQQAIDANLEGKKGLVSLAMKWGDEFDNTRNFQTEYEVIERLRPHSKLKELKILNYGGMKFPSWFVNPSFDKLTELRIKGCINCTHFNGIAFSLLEYFEVSDMECLEKWSNCEGDKTTRSFLRLREIRIENCPKLAEVSIGLIPSLEVLVLKRCSEVVLRAIVAVSSAIQNLAIYGIENLIELDVDVLKHLGAVKVLKIEFCDELKEVNVGSSNTKSVLRDVKLYSCSSLESYNCPNTVEKLQIYFCKSMTSLTLSLSSSLKVLEITKCDNLKAIPDELPSSLEVLEIRWCKNLNSFPHQSLQSLTSLKEMMIRNCPSMDDTFPSGLWPPNLRSLTTGELKKPMSEWGLQNYPTSLVKLRLDGEDSGVTSFAMEGDAMNTASTSVLLPISLTSLTISDFKDVESISEELLQHLTHLQSLTIYKCLNIRDVPQSTSSLTVHTYSW, encoded by the coding sequence ATGGCTGAAATCCTTGTTACTACTGCGGTCACTGTGCTGCTTGAAAAGCTACTCTCTGGTGACTTTATGAAGCTGATTGGGTCCAAAGAAATCACATCTCAGCTTGAAAACTTGAAGGAAAAGTGGGAATCTATAGAAGCTGTGCTTGCTGATGCAAGTGAGAAGCACATAACAGAGAAAGTTGTTATAAAGTGGCTACTAGATCTTCATCGTCTTGCTTATGACATCGAAGATGTACTCGATGATATGGCCACCGAAACTTTGCGAAGAAAGTTGAATGATGAATCACGTGGCAGCACAAGCACCGGTAAAGTATTGAAAAAGATCATTCCAACTTCTTTTACTCCTCGTAACTTTAAGTATGGTCGTAAGATGCGTTCTATGCTAAATGAAATAACCGACAAATTGAATGTGCTTGCCGAGAAAAATAAAATTGTAGGTGTAGATATCAATACGGTACTTGCACTTAGATCAAATAGAAATATTCCACGAAGGGAGGAAACATCTCTGTTAGATCATGAGTCTCTAATCTTGGGTCGGGAAAAGGATGAAGCGGCGTTACTCGAGAAGTTACTGGGGGATGAGTCACGTAATCAAGATGTAAGTGTTGTGTGCTTAGTTGGATTTGGCGGGGTCGGGAAAACAACTCTTGCAAGACTTTTGTACAACGATCAAAAAGTCAAGGATTACTATGAACTAAGGGCATGGGTTTGTATTTCTGAAGGGTTTGATGTGCTCACTGTTAGCAAGGCGATTTATCAAGCTGTCACCGGAGAGGACAACACACCTCCTAGTTTAAATTCACTTCAGGAGGCGCTTAAAGAGAAACTCTCAAAGAAAAGATTCCTACTTGTGTTAAATGATGTTTGGAATGACGACCACCAGAAGTGGAAAGATGTTGAAAAACCACTTAAAGGGGCACCAGGAAGTAAAATCTTAGTTACCACACGGAAGATAACGGTTGCATCAGCGATGGATAGTGTTGAACGTCACAATTTGGGGCTTCTATCAGACGAAGATGCTCTGTCTTTGTTGGCTAAATCTGCCATAGACGAGCATAATTTTGACAACCATCCGTTATTATCACTTGCTCAAGATATAACTAAGAGATGTAATGGATTGCCCTTAGCGTTGATAGCGATTGGGAGGGTCTTGAAAGGAAGAGGAAATGATGAATATGAGTGGGCTAAGTTGTTAAAGAGTGAGATATGGAGTTCAAATGATGGTGGAAGTGATATTCTTCCAGCtctcaagttgagctactatgatCTTCCTCTACATCTGAAGAAATTGTTTGCATATTGTTCATTGTTTCCAAAGGACTACTTGTTCAATAAGGATAAACTAGTCCTATTATGGATGGCAGAAGGTTTTTTGTCCCAATCAAAGGGCAGCAGTAACACAATGGAGAGTCTAGGTCACCAATATTTTGAAGATCTACTGTCAAAGTCGTTTTTTCAACACTCACCTATTGAAAAATCAAAATACATAATGCATGACTTAATGAATGACTTGGCGATAAGTGTTGCGGGTGAGTTCTTCTTTATGTTGGATGATAAGAAGAATGTAAATGGTAGGAATGAAGCTTTTGATAAAATCCGTCATTTTTCATTCTTAGATCAACCAGATGAAGAATTTATAAACTTCAAGGAATTACATAAAGCAAGACGCTTGCGGACGTTCTTACCGGTGTCTGTTAATCGGTGGCCAGACTTTGAAACATCAGACCATGTTCTTGTCAAATTGCTTCCCCGATTACAGCTCCTAAGGGTGCTAAGCTTTAATCGGTGTTCAATAGAAAAAGTACCACAATCCATTGGTGGTCTCAAGCATTTGCGTTACCTGAATTTTTCGAATACATGTATAGAAGAAGTACCGGAACAAGTAGGTGAGCTTTATAATCTACAAACCCTGTTGGTTTGTAAATGCAGTGAGTTGTTTAGGTTGCCGGTCAGTTTTGCTAAGTTGATAAATCTGCGACATCTTGACATGCGTGGTACTCCAAAATTAAAGAAGACACCCTTAGGTATATGTGGGTTAACGAGTCTAAAAACTCTAACTAAGGTTTTCATCCAAGGAGCTAACGGATTTAAGGTATCTGACCTTAGAGGTCTCATCAACCTTGAAAATCATCTTACGGTTAGAGGATTGGAAAAAGTGGCAGATTCACAACAAGCAATAGATGCCAACTTAGAAGGAAAGAAGGGTCTTGTTAGTTTGGCTATGAAATGGGGTGATGAATTTGACAATACTCGGAATTTTCAAACAGAATATGAAGTGATTGAAAGACTGAGACCTCACAGTAAGTTAAAAGAACTGAAGATTTTGAACTATGGGGGAATGAAATTTCCTAGTTGGTTTGTGAATCCTTCATTTGATAAGTTAACAGAGCTTAGAATAAAAGGGTGCATAAATTGTACACATTTTAATGGTATTGCATTTTCATTATTAGAATACTTCGAGGTATCTGATATGGAATGCTTGGAGAAATGGTCAAATTGTGAAGGTGACAAAACTACTAGATCATTTCTTCGTCTCCGTGAAATTCGTATAGAAAATTGCCCGAAACTGGCTGAGGTGTCAATTGGATTAATACCGTCACTTGAGGTTTTGGTATTAAAGAGATGTTCTGAAGTAGTCTTAAGAGCCATTGTTGCTGTGTCTTCAGCAATTCAGAATTTGGCTATTTATGGTATTGAAAATCTTATAGAACTTGATGTGGATGTCTTGAAACATCTTGGGGCAGTTAAAGTACTAAAGATTGAATTTTGTGATGAGTTGAAAGAGGTTAATGTTGGAAGTAGTAACACCAAATCTGTGCTTAGAGATGTGAAGCTTTATAGTTGTAGTTCATTGGAGAGTTACAATTGTCCTAATACTGTTGAGAAATTGCAGATATACTTTTGTAAATCAATGACTTCATTGACCTTGTCACTTTCATCCTCTCTTAAAGTTCTTGAAATCACTAAATGTGATAATCTAAAGGCGATTCCTGATGAGCTCCCATCCTCTCTGGAAGTTCTTGAAATCAGGTGGTGTAAGAATCTAAATTCATTTCCTCATCAGTCTTTGCAAAGTCTCACGTCTTTGAAAGAGATGATGATAAGGAACTGTCCAAGCATGGACGATACATTTCCAAGTGGGTTGTGGCCTCCTAATTTAAGGAGTCTAACAACAGGAGAGTTAAAGAAGCCAATGTCAGAGTGGGGGCTGCAGAATTACCCAACCTCACTTGTTAAACTGCGGTTAGATGGTGAAGATTCAGGGGTGACTTCATTTGCAATGGAAGGAGATGCAATGAATACTGCTTCAACCTCTGTTCTTCTTCCAATTTCTCTAACTTCTCTAACAATAAGTGATTTTAAGGATGTGGAATCAATTTCAGAGGAGCTCTTACAGCACCTCACTCACCTTCAATCACTTACTATATATAAGTGCCTGAACATTAGAGATGTCCCACAATCAACTTCATCCTTGACAGTACATACATACTCTTGGTAG
- the LOC139875760 gene encoding putative disease resistance RPP13-like protein 1 produces the protein MAEIVVSSAITVLLEKLLSGDLIKLTRSEGIESRLEKLKTKWTYIEAVLADASERHITQEAVKVWLLDLHRLAYDIEDVLDDMATESLRRKLNNESRGSTSTGKMRSTLDEITEKLNGLYENKNMLGVDINTILALRSNRNFERLEETSLLDESPVVGREKDEAAVLEKLLGDESFNPNVSVVCIVGFGGVGKTTLARLFKAIYQAVSGEDNTPASKNRLQEVLKEYLSNKRFLLVLDDVWNEDHQKWKDLEKPLKGAPGSKIVVTTRKMKVASTMDNVKCHNLEILSDEDSLSWLAKSAINEHNFDNHPLLSLAQDIIMKCKGLPLALIAIGRVLKGKGNDEWDKLLKSEIWSSDDGEGDILPVLKLSYYDLPLHLKKLFVYCCLFPKDYLFNKNELELLWMAEGFMSESKGTKTMESLGHQYFEDLLSRSFFQHSTENKSEYIMHDLMHDLAISVAGEFFFMLDGKIFENGRDEAFDKIRHFSFLNQPDEEFINFKELHKSRRLRTFLPVSVNLWSRFKTSDHVLVKLLPRLQLLRVLSLTRCSIQKVPQSIGGLKHLRYLNFSRTDIKKVPEQVGELYNLQTLLVCDCSVLFDLPVSFAKLINLRHLDMSRTPMLTKTPLGIGGLTSLQTLTKVFIQGANSVKVSDLEGLVNLDGHLSIRGLEKVTDVQHAMDANLEGKKGLVSLDMEWGDKFDDSRNLQTEYEVIERLRPPKYLEVYNMPSLEKWSNCDGDKTQILGGDSYVVRTNVTRTNKVGYYEISSKGL, from the exons ATGGCCGAAATCGTTGTTTCAAGTGCTATCACTGTGCTGCTTGAAAAGCTTCTCTCTGGTGATTTGATAAAACTGACTCGATCAGAAGGAATCGAATCTCGGCTGGAAAAGCTGAAGACAAAGTGGACATATATTGAAGCTGTGCTTGCTGATGCAAGTGAGAGGCATATAACACAGGAAGCTGTTAAAGTCTGGCTATTAGATCTTCATCGTCTAGCTTATGACATAGAAGATGTACTCGATGATATGGCTACCGAAAGTTTGCGAAGAAAGTTGAATAATGAATCACGTGGCAGCACAAGCACTGGTAAG ATGCGTTCTACGCTTGATGAAATTACCGAAAAATTGAATGGTCTTTACGAGAATAAAAATATGTTAGGTGTAGATATCAATACGATACTCGCACTTAGATCAAACAGAAATTTTGAACGACTTGAGGAAACATCACTGTTAGATGAGTCTCCAGTTGTGGGTCGGGAAAAGGATGAAGCGGCAGTGCTTGAGAAGTTGTTGGGGGATGAATCATTTAATCCAAATGTGAGCGTTGTGTGCATAGTTGGCTTTGGTGGAGTTGGGAAAACAACTCTTGCTAGACTTTT CAAGGCGATTTATCAAGCTGTCTCCGGAGAGGACAACACACCAGCTAGTAAAAATCGCCTTCAAGAGGTCCTTAAAGAGTATCTTTCAAACAAAAGGTTTCTACTTGTGTTAGATGATGTTTGGAATGAAGACCACCAGAAGTGGAAAGATCTTGAAAAACCACTTAAGGGGGCGCCAGGAAGTAAAATCGTAGTTACTACACGGAAGATGAAGGTTGCATCAACGATGGACAATGTTAAATGTCACAATCTAGAGATTCTATCGGATGAAGATTCTTTGTCCTGGTTGGCTAAATCTGCCATAAATGAGCATAATTTTGACAACCATCCATTATTATCACTTGCTCAAGATATAATTATGAAATGTAAGGGGTTGCCCTTGGCATTGATAGCAATTGGGAGGGTTTTGAAAGGAAAAGGAAATGATGAATGGGATAAGTTGTTGAAGAGTGAGATATGGAGTTCAGATGATGGCGAAGGTGATATTCTTCCAGTTCTCAAGCTGAGCTACTATGATCTTCCTCTACATCTGAAAAAATTGTTTGTGTATTGCTGCTTATTCCCGAAAGACTACTTGTTCAACAAGAACGAATTAGAGTTACTATGGATGGCAGAGGGGTTTATGTCTGAATCAAAGGGCACTAAGACAATGGAGAGTCTGGGTCACCAGTATTTTGAAGATCTATTATCAAGATCATTTTTTCAGCATTCAACTGAAAACAAATCAGAATACATAATGCATGACTTGATGCATGACTTGGCCATAAGTGTTGCAGGAGAATTCTTCTTTATGTTGGATGGTAAGATATTTGAAAATGGTAGGGATGAAGCTTTTGATAAAATCCGTCACTTTTCATTTTTAAATCAACCAGATGAAGAATTTATAAACTTTAAGGAATTACATAAATCAAGACGCTTGCGAACGTTCTTACCGGTATCAGTTAATTTGTGGTCACGCTTTAAAACATCAGACCATGTTCTTGTTAAATTGCTTCCCCGATTACAGCTCCTGAGGGTGCTAAGCTTAACTCGGTGTTCAATACAAAAAGTACCACAATCCATTGGCGGTCTCAAGCATTTGCGTTACCTCAATTTTTCAAGAACAGATATAAAAAAAGTACCAGAACAAGTAGGTGAGCTTTATAATCTACAAACCCTGTTGGTTTGTGATTGTAGTGTGTTATTTGATTTGCCTGTCAGTTTTGCTAAGTTAATAAATCTGCGACATCTTGACATGAGTCGTACTCCAATGTTAACGAAGACACCCTTAGGGATAGGTGGGTTAACTAGTCTACAAACTCTAACTAAGGTTTTCATCCAAGGAGCTAACAGTGTCAAGGTATCGGACCTTGAAGGCCTCGTGAACCTTGACGGTCATCTTTCTATTAGAGGATTGGAAAAAGTGACAGATGTGCAACACGCAATGGATGCCAACTTAGAAGGAAAGAAGGGTCTTGTTAGTTTGGATATGGAATGGGGTGATAAATTTGATGATTCTCGGAATTTGCAAACAGAATATGAAGTGATTGAAAGACTGAGACCTCCCA AATACTTGGAGGTTTATAATATGCCAAGTTTGGAGAAATGGTCAAATTGTGATGGTGACAAAACTCAAATACTTGGAG GTGATTCATATGTTGTACGTACGAATGTTACAAGGACAAATAAAGTGGGGTATTATGAGATTTCCAGTAAAG GATTATAG